tgcagacaccTAAACCCACCCAAAACGCGCATCCAGGAAATTAAGTCGCTGCTCTTGGCAGGATCGGGCCCCCTCCAAATTGCAGAGTGGGCGGCTCAGGGTGGGAGGGATGTGAATAAACAAAGTCTGGACAGGCCTCGATAGCAAAATGTTTATCTAAAACCTGCCCCcacccagctggctgctgggcCTGCGTGACTCAGCTGATTTCGGGTAGGTTTTATGCCAGGGATGAGCCAGGGTAGATTAAAGTCTTCAATTTGTTTATCCTCCCCCCAGAAAAATATGAATCCTCTCAATTTTCCTTGTCTAGGAGAGACATGCAGGTTTTACAGTAAAATACTGAGTAGCTCCGCCGTGCAAAGTCCCCGGTGTGTGACCCCGGGGGTGGCAGGACTTTATCAACCCGATATCCCAAAAGCACAATTTCCAGAGGCAAATCCCAcacaaaccaccaaaaccaccCAGAACAAAGGCAGGGGGTATTTTCTGGAACCCTGCTCGAGCtgacagcccagcccagctgccccctcAAGCCCTCCAGGCCCTCAGGAACACACAGACGCAGTGGAGACTTCACAGGATGAGCTTTATTTGGCTGTTAGAAGCTGttggctccagcacagcagcggGTGCAGGACACCGAGGGCGCTGCCGGGGCGTTCCTGCGGCTCTTTAGTGGTACTTGCGGGCCAGAGCGTGGGCAACCACACGCACCAGCTTCTGCCAGGCAGCCTGGCAGTCGGGAGAGAAATCCTTGCCGAAGTGGGCGGCCAGGACGATGATCAGGATGTcacccaggagctgtggggacaAGAGCACCCTCAGGTTAGCAATGCCCGGTACATCCCCACACAAGCACTCACATTACACCCAGGGAAGCCCCCAGGAAATCTGCAGTCTTAAAAACCTCTTAAAAACAAGTGCTTTTTAAGAGTCACCTTAAATTTGgtctctgctctttttctaAAGGTTCAGGTTCTGCTACCATATGGAAAGAGCAACCAAAAATTCCCCACAGTTTTTTTggattacatttttctttgtcccttctggctttgttttggggtttctcCCAGGCAGAAGACCCAGACGAGCTCCCAGCGCAGCAGGAGCCAGCGCTTGGCCCCGCACAGCACCCTGGCACAAACAACGAGCTCATGCTGATGTAGGGGGatctctgccagccccagcccggggaCAAATATTGGGGTTAATTCCCCACTGAGACACTCTCAGccaaagttttctttctgtagatCCTCTTGGTTTTGGCATCCAGCTGccatctcctgctcctcacTCATTTCTCTGTTCTCCTCTGTGCCAAGCTTTGCtctgttccttctcttccccctcaGCTCAAACctcttcctgcttttgctttgttctcCCCCTCCAATCCCGCACTGAAACCACGTCCTCCCCTTCCTGTCCCCCGTCTGCCCTCGCTCAGCCCCTCCACACAGCCCCTGTCACCTCTCAGGCTGTGCGGTGCCTTCTCACCAGGCTGCACTGGGTCCCTTCCCTCTCCGTCCCTCTGCATCTCCCCCTCATGCCAACCACCACCCCCTCTTCCTCCCGCACTGCCCTGTCTGGGGTGAATCCCTCTCCTGGTGGGGATCAGGGTTAGGGGAGACACTACAGTGGGGAGGGCACGTCAGGGGCACAACTCACCCTGAAGTTCTCGGGGTCCACGTGCAGTTTGTCGCAGTGCAGCTCggacagctgggaaaaggtgTTCTTGATATTGTCCAGGTTCTTGACAGCTTCCCCGAAGGAGGTGAGCACCTTCTTGCCATGGGCCTGCACCTTGGGGTTGCCAATgatggcagtggggctggacaGGTTCCCGAAGGAGGCGAAGAACCTCTGGGTCCAGGGGTAGACGAtcagcagcctggggagagaCACAAACAGACACAGTCACATTGATGTTCCCATGACTGGAGTGGTTCCTCTCTCCAGGTGCAGCCGGGCAGGTTCCCAGGAGCTGGACCTACCTGGCCAGGGCCTCGGCACCGCACTCGGCGACGTTGACCTTGCCCCAGAGGCCGGTGATGAGCTGCTTCTCCTCGGCTGTCCACTGCACCATGGTGTTGGCAGGAGGGTTGCGTGTGGCAGGTACGGAGGAAGGCTGGGCTCTTGCTCCCGAAGGATCGCACTCTGGTGAGCCGCTCTCCCCGTCCCCGCTTTTATACACTGTGCTGGgcccctcctctcccctgtgCACCCCTCCATTGGCTGGGCCCCCGGGGGGGCCCCGCAGCCCTGGCACCCCAGGGGAGGGGACCCAACATCAGGGTGGGGCTCCAGGGCAAGATGCCCAGATCCAGCGCCGGGCTTGGCTGGCCACCCGCCCTCCCCTGTCTCTgatttccagccctgctggatgGTGGCATTATCTCCACGCAAAGTCCCAGCACGGCTCCCTGCAagttctgcagcagctccccagggaaggtgACAGGCCTGGTGCCCCTTGGATGATGCCAGCCCCTGAGGCAGGAGACTCAGACCTGGGCCTCTTGGGTTCTCCCTCTGAATGCACCagtttctccttctcctcttcttgCAGGACCTGTCAGGCTTTGggttctccctttttctttcccaccaGCTCTTTAAGAGTTTGATAACTTCAGGATGACACTGCTAAAACCACGGCAAGGCCTTGCAGCCAAGAGGGAGCTCCTTCCTCAAAGAACCTCTGGGCAAAGCTCAGGCAAGGCTGGAAGGGAGATGTTATAGCCCTGGGCAAACCAACTGCCTGCAGGGTGTTGGCTCACAGGGCATGAGGAGAGGTGCAAAGACTGGGCATACTGGAATCACAggatcccaggatccctgaggctggaaaagccctcccagcccagccaggcccagctgtgccccacgcccaccttgtccccagcccagagcactgagcgccacctccagcccttcctgggacacctccagggatgggcactccaaacctccctgggcagcccctgccaaggcctgacctccctttccatgaggaaaaaaCATCTGCACAGCTGTGCAGCCTGAGACAGTGCCCGACACAGGGGTTCAGCAGCTAGATGGTCAGTGGTGCTCCTGAGAGGTGGGAGAGGCAGCTGGGTCACCTGGGGCTGCTCTTCTGCTCCTGTGCCCAGCTGAAGGTGGTGAGGTGGGatgcaggggacagggatggagctCATGGGGCTCAGGAATGCCCTGGTGGGGCCTGGGTGACCTTGGAGCAAAGCATTTGTGTTTGttcctgctcactgcaggaAGGGGCTTGGCCAAAGGACCCTGGGCCAGGCCTGGTGGTGATGCAGTTCCCCAGTCCTCTGCAATCAACACTGGGGtgtttcatggaatcacagaatcccagactggcttggcctggaagggaccttaaatctcatccagtcccatcccctgccatgggcagggacaccttccactagcccaggttttttccaagtcccatccaacccagtCTTGATGGTTGTGTCTGTTACATTCTGCCTTTGCTAACCTAAGAATTacaacaactttaaaaaaaaccccaaaccgaCAAAACCCCACATGCAGGAAGTTACAAGCGATGGCCCCAGTCTCCCTGACACTTCTCCCACTGCACATTTTCGTACAGTTCTACTCCACTCACTCTGTGAAAGTCTTAAAACATTAAACAAACAGTGTTACCTGATGTCTCCAAAAAAGTGCCAGagtgtttctgtttggtttttgtggtgtttatttgggttttgtcCTGAACACTCGCCTGGGCTCTCCATCTTAGACAAGTTTCACTTGCATGAATGAGATCATGGCTCATGTTATCCCATGTTTGTGAGCATTTGCTTCCCCAggcccccgtgtcccccccctccccattcccacaaAGAACCAGACATCTCCTTGTGGCTGGAGCAGTTGGTGTTTATTTGGTGAGTAGAGCCCAGCAGAACCCGAGGAGGATTCCCCAGGAGCGTCTCCAGGCAGGAAGGATCCCAGGAGGCTCAGTTGTACTTGTGGGCCAGCGCGTGGGGCACCACACAGACCATCTCCTGCCAGGCGGCCTGGCAGGAGGGGGAGAGTTCCTTGCCGTGGTTGGCAGCCAGGACAATGATGAGGATGTCacccaggagctggcagtggaGGGAGAAGAAGCCGTCAGCCGGCGCTgcccccacctccctccccaccatCCCACTCTGGTCACTGGGGAGTTCACAGCAAGCAAGGAGCAGATTTATCCCAGCCCCGTGCAGGGCACcaggctcctggcacagctggcatgCACCAGGATCCCTGGGTGTGCTGGATCCTCCCTCCAGCACCTTCCTTTGCCTGCTGTGCAGTGTCCTCCCTTGGCTTCTACTGAGTTTaccccttcccttctccatccctacccaccctggctgtccctgggctcAGAACCCTCCTGCCAAAGTGGCTGTGCTTGTTTTCCCTTCTGGTTTACCCACTCCATCACAGCCAAGCTCAGCTCTTCCCTCTAAACCCCGTCTCAGTTCCTTCCCTTCTGGCTGCACCAGGATGTTTCTTCTGACCAGGACACATTTGTCTCTGCATTTCTCCGCATTCGCCTCACCTGCCTGGCTCCCTCCTCTCACAGATCCCAGCCCCATAACTCCTCTCTGTTCCCCCCCAAATATGactctcctttcccctccacTGCCCCTACCCTCAGCAGGCTCCCAAGAAGCCCCAGGGTTTCTCTCAAGGTCTCACTGACTGTCAGACCCCTCCGAGGCCCCAAAACACCTCCAGAGCCTCGGAGCCTCTGCCCATGGCTCACCCTGAAGTTCTCGGGATCCACGTGCAGTTTGTCACAGTGGAGTTTGCTCAGCTGAGCAAACATTTCTTGATGTTGTCCATGTTCTTGACAGCTTCCCCGAAGGAGGTGAGCACCTTCTTGCCATGGGCATGGACCATGGGGTTGCCAATgatggcagtggggctggacaGGTTCCCGAAGGAGGCGAAGAACCTCTGGGTCCAGGGGTAGACGAtcagcagcctggggagagaCACAAACAGACACAGTCACATTGATGTTCCCATGACTGGAGTGGTTCCTCTCTCCAGGTGCAGCCGGGCAGGTTCCCAGGAGCTGGACCTACCTGGCCAGGGCCTCGGCACCGCACTCGGCGACGTTGACCTTGCCCCAGAGGCCGGTGATGAGCTGCTTCTCCTCGGCTGTCCACTGCACCATCGTGTCAGCACAGGGGCTGCCCAGGACTTCCCTAAACAATGCCGAGGATGTGGCTCCAGAGGCTGCCCCAGGGATTTTTATACATGCCTTGGCCTAATCTCAGTTCACTGAGCCCCTGcttggggctggggagggagcagggctgcacagggaaaGACAGTGGTTTTGGATGCTGTCCAAGGGGGAAAGAGgccctctctccctctgtcttTGAGTGGACAACCGTCACCTCACCCCCATGTGCAGCCCCGAGCACAGGTGGAGCTGCCAGCACGGCTCCAGCCCGGCTCTGGGACTGCAGGGTGGCACAGGCCATGTGCCCCTCCTGGGGAACATCATCCCGTCCTGCCAAGTGAATCCTCCAAAGTGCTTTGcacatggaatcatggaatcccagactggtctgggttgggagggatcttaaagcccatccagtgccaccccctgccatgggcagggacaccttccactgtcccaggctgctccaacctggccttggacacttctagggcagccagagcttccCTGGGCATCCAGAgagcctctccagcagctgcatcGGTGCCACGGGGCACTTACCAGCTGACATAAGCTAAAAACATAAGTTTAAACTCCCTGAGAAAGAATTCCGAGGGCTTCTAAATTTGAAGATTAGCGAGCCATGGAAAAATTTTTAGGGagtctgcagtgctgggctggcgGCCCAGAGGCTGTGTGCAGCAGCGGGCACTGGGCCATGACACTGTCAGTGACACAAGCTCCCAGTGAGGCAGATACAGCCCCCAAGTGCCTGTGAGGGGCAGGGTGAGCCTGGCCAGGACAGCACCAGCTCTGAGCAGTCCTGGACCCTGTGAGACCTGGCAAAAAccaaaggcagcacagcccagagagtCCCAGCCTTGGGCTCACCCTGGCACTCTCCAGAGGGTCCCTCCACCTCACCCATTTTTACAAGAAAGAGTTAATTTTAGGTGGGTTTTAAATGCCCTGCTTTCTGCCTTGGGGGCAGCGGCCTGGCTGGGAGGTTTTGggagctcctggcacaggaacTGCCTGCTGAGGGAGCTCTCTGGGGACACAGGCTGGGAGGCGAAATGTTCCTCACAATGTGCTGAGCAGGGGCAATTTCTGTAGCTCTTTTTGAGTCTGCAGAGTCAAAGGGAAATCTCCTTTCCCCCAGTGCAACCCCAGCAACACCTGACAGCTTATTGCCAGCTGGTCTCCAGGCAGAAAACTGGGCCCTGCTGTCAGCCTGTGATGGATTTCACTGCGCTCAGGACCCTTCCCTCAAGTATCCTTCCAGTTGGCTGTTCCCTTTGCTGTGAGAGGAAGATCTCCAAACTCAGGGAATCATAGgatcgtggaatggtttgggctggaagggatcttcaagatcatcttgttccactgcgccccccccccccccccccataggTGGGGgaccttctactagaccaggaTGCTCAAGTCTTGGCCACACACTTGCCCCCTTCCATGGACAAGACCCTTCCCTTTTGGAGACAAACATCCCAACAAGGGCCAAAGGCAGCTCCAGTGAGGGCCTTTCTGCCCCAAGCAGAACTTATTGGTCCCTGATTGCAGCAGTGTCCCCACCAAGCTTTACACAGCCCTTATCAGCAGCAGTGGCATCtgtgcccaggctctgctctggagccaggccaGCCTCCACTCTCCTCCAGAATATGCAGGGCCTTGTGTCCTGAGCCAGCAGGTCTTGAGGGTGCCTTTGTTCCTATTTTAAAATCCcagaaggtttgggttggaaggggccttagagcccacccagtgccactcctgccatggcagggacacctcccactgtcccaggctgcttcaagccccaatgtccagcctggccttgggcactgccagggatccaggggcatcCTGCCTCCAGGGCTCTCCTCTACTCTCCTGACCTGGTTTTGGGTCAGGTGGGCTGGTGGTAGTTGTAACTTTGCTCTGTCACACCAGAGAGGGATGACTGTCACTGGGACAGTGGGACACActggctctgcagcacaagCACCACATCCATGTCACTATCCCTAATCCAGGAAAACAGGACCATCCCGGTGCTGGCCAGAGAGCAGGACATGCTCCACACCACCGCTGGAACGTgtccagaggagagcagcaACAGAATGATCAAGATATGGACACTGAGATGAAAAGTCCCGGCCACTGCACACCTCTGCCCCGGGTGCTGGTTTGGGACCCAGCTCTGGACACCCCAGCAggcctgggggtgctgctggtgcacCCACCATCAGCTGCTTTGTGTGTGCTGGAAAATTCCAAGGCTTTGGACTGGAACAAGGTGTTGAGGATGGCTCACCTCCTGCAATCCTGCTGAAATGCCCATTTGCTGGGTGAAAGgagaagctgtgctgcagggaagctggatccagattttgggcttttttcctaatttttttcccccagcccttcggtgctgctggcagggctggaccTTTGCCCACACGGCTGTGCAGGACAGAGGGGTTAAGTGCAAATCCCTGCTTTATCATGCGAAAGGCAGAATATTTATTCATAAATCTTGCAAAACAAGGGTTTCATCATCTTGAGACACCAACATGTCTCTCCTTGTTGCCTTTTAGGCCATTCCTGGAAAAGCATTGCTGAAACTGAGATGCTTACATAGAATCCTTCTATTCCACTGAAAAATGTGCTTCCATTAAGCCAAAATGAGTAAAAAAAGCTCTAATCCATCCTGTCTGAAAGCTGCCCTcatcccctgctcctgggaTCTTACACATTTCAGATATCAAACTCTGATCAGGATGCACTAGTTTTCATCGCTGatgcagaaaatgcttttgatcagcttcttaaaaatacatcagtaGCAAACTATGGAGGGGTAAACTTCTGCCTAATCAGTGAATCTCTATAAAGTTATGTCCTTGCAAACATCCCAGGAGGAGAGGCCCAGGGCCCACAGGCAGACGCAGAGACACACAACACAAAGAATTccagaaaatgtggtttttattgCCTGTTACAGACACAGCTGCCTCCCGAGGCTTTAGTGGTACTTGTGGGCCAGGGCATGGGCCACCACCCCGACCAGCTTCTGCCACGCAGCCTGGCAGGCAGGGGTGAAGTCCTTGGTGAAGTGCGCGGCCAGGACGATGATCAGGATGTCacccaggagctggagaggggaaggcaggagggaaatCAGGTCAGCAGGGTGCTGGGCACCCCTTCGCCCTGCACAGCACTCAGGCACCAGAGGaccccagctcccagtgggtcctggggctgtgccccGGGGAAGGTCTGCCAGCTGAGTCCTCATGCAGGACAAGAGCCCTGTGCTGGCCGTGGGCACgagcatccacctgctccatcTCTGCTTCCTCTCACGCCTTCCAGCCTCTGgacatttttctgccttttctttttctgctgtgaaacCCCACACCTACTTCAGCTAAGGGTCAGTGTGAGGTCCACCTGCTACATCCCCAAAGCCAGGCTTAAACAGAGGCTGAAACAGAGGCCAACATCCTGCTCCTTTGTTCCAGCCATGCCTGCACAAGCCCCCAAACTTTTACAGAATCTCCCTATGTTGGTCACCAAATTTGTCCTTGCAGCCCAGAGCCTAGTATTACCCTGCATCATTAAATTCCCAACCTTCCCCTCACCCCCAGTTCCACTCCAGTCAGCCATGTCCTGTTTGGTAACTAAAATACAAGTTATTTATGCCTGTTTGAGATCCCCCAGGCACTGAGGTGCtctgaggaaggaaggacagagggTCAAGCTCCAAGGACAACTCACCCTGAAGTTCTCGGGGTCCACGTGCAGCTTGTCGCAGTGCAGCTCAGACAGCTTGGAGTAGGTGCCCTTGATGTTGTCCAGGTTCTTGATGGCTTCCCCGAAGGAGGTGAGCACCTTCTTGCCGTGGGCACGCACCTTGGGGTTGC
This Corvus moneduloides isolate bCorMon1 chromosome 2, bCorMon1.pri, whole genome shotgun sequence DNA region includes the following protein-coding sequences:
- the LOC116440443 gene encoding hemoglobin subunit beta, whose protein sequence is MVQWTAEEKQLITGLWGKVNVAECGAEALARLLIVYPWTQRFFASFGNLSSPTAIIGNPKVQAHGKKVLTSFGEAVKNLDNIKNTFSQLSELHCDKLHVDPENFRLLGDILIIVLAAHFGKDFSPDCQAAWQKLVRVVAHALARKYH
- the LOC116439885 gene encoding LOW QUALITY PROTEIN: hemoglobin subunit beta-like (The sequence of the model RefSeq protein was modified relative to this genomic sequence to represent the inferred CDS: inserted 1 base in 1 codon), translating into MVQWTAEEKQLITGLWGKVNVAECGAEALARLLIVYPWTQRFFASFGNLSSPTAIIGNPMVHAHGKKVLTSFGEAVKNMDNIKKXFAQLSKLHCDKLHVDPENFRLLGDILIIVLAANHGKELSPSCQAAWQEMVCVVPHALAHKYN